One Pleurocapsa sp. PCC 7327 DNA segment encodes these proteins:
- a CDS encoding alpha/beta hydrolase, which yields MKSWLGWRNDNGSKFPEGTIARDRAKAQKPFQSSIPLFGSVAALLFSLGYWIAPSAWAAERLTVRAGLFEHSVEVKSLEHLAKTGEVPSSLKSYEFLLTPTIKQAFTKSLHVDSALIEPLLADLFSSPDGEKLLDQLSKALPGTDAQRIKDTFSLALHGRDALNFLSFIRAYPDANLTVDLAEVAKIAVQLNASAWQNQMMSPRLERDLRVEANENVPLGIDPTVSGNEAVSMVTLRLKDGTRQRNIPVDIYYSSNTRGPLVVISHGFAADRKFLRYLARHLASYGMTVAALDHPGSNIAVLVKKALGMRVSQLLPASEFIDRPQDISFLLDRLEILNRRKGVLKGKLNVRQVTVIGHSYGGYTALAVAGAELNPKALRSFCQAVSLLQRSPADWLQCAASELPYGRRQFRDPRVAQVIAFNPIIGNLFGNDLSGVKVPTLMVSSSGDGITPTISHQLQPFQQLSGEKYLLVAIGATHMSLTDISNLNSTVGQSTLVQEVMGKDAESMRQMAKAIALAFVEQLTPAAPTYRPFLSPAYVQSLSDEKITFRLARELPPTVDAWLSVLNLGNRYADSDKSEGKPSILKAIQGYFINAREMISPPAYCSGQLDRLFTGLLNTYDSDRYYWDSLA from the coding sequence ATGAAATCTTGGCTCGGTTGGCGTAACGATAACGGATCTAAATTTCCTGAAGGCACGATCGCCCGCGATCGCGCAAAAGCTCAAAAGCCCTTCCAATCCTCCATTCCTTTATTCGGCAGCGTTGCCGCCCTTCTATTTTCCCTCGGTTATTGGATTGCTCCTTCTGCTTGGGCAGCCGAACGCTTAACCGTTCGCGCGGGACTTTTTGAGCACTCAGTCGAAGTAAAGTCCCTGGAACATTTAGCCAAGACGGGAGAAGTGCCATCCTCGCTAAAATCCTATGAGTTTTTGTTAACCCCTACTATCAAGCAGGCGTTTACTAAGAGCTTACATGTCGATTCGGCTCTAATCGAGCCACTTCTAGCAGATTTATTTAGCTCTCCCGATGGCGAAAAATTACTCGACCAACTCAGCAAAGCGCTACCGGGAACCGACGCGCAACGGATTAAAGATACCTTCAGCCTTGCTTTGCACGGAAGAGATGCTCTGAATTTTCTGAGTTTTATACGCGCCTATCCCGACGCAAATCTTACCGTCGATCTTGCCGAGGTGGCTAAGATCGCCGTGCAACTTAATGCTTCCGCTTGGCAAAATCAAATGATGAGTCCTCGACTAGAACGCGACCTCCGAGTAGAGGCAAATGAAAATGTTCCTCTCGGTATAGATCCAACCGTATCGGGTAACGAAGCCGTTTCGATGGTGACGTTGAGGTTGAAAGATGGAACGAGACAGCGCAATATTCCCGTAGACATTTACTACAGCAGCAATACTCGCGGTCCTTTGGTCGTCATCTCTCATGGATTTGCAGCCGATCGCAAATTTCTCCGCTATCTTGCCCGACATCTAGCGTCCTACGGCATGACAGTCGCTGCCCTAGACCATCCCGGTAGCAATATTGCCGTGCTAGTGAAAAAAGCCTTGGGCATGCGAGTCAGTCAGCTATTGCCTGCCTCCGAGTTTATCGATCGCCCTCAAGACATCAGTTTCTTACTCGATCGACTAGAGATCCTCAACCGACGCAAAGGTGTCCTGAAAGGTAAATTGAACGTGCGGCAAGTAACGGTTATCGGTCACTCCTATGGCGGTTATACGGCTTTAGCCGTCGCGGGAGCAGAACTCAATCCGAAAGCGCTGCGCAGCTTTTGCCAAGCCGTGTCTCTTCTACAGCGTTCGCCTGCCGACTGGTTGCAATGTGCGGCTTCCGAATTGCCCTACGGAAGACGACAGTTTAGAGATCCCAGAGTCGCCCAAGTTATTGCCTTCAATCCCATTATCGGCAATCTCTTCGGCAATGATTTGTCTGGGGTAAAGGTGCCGACATTAATGGTTTCTTCATCGGGAGATGGGATCACGCCAACTATCTCTCACCAACTGCAACCGTTTCAGCAATTGTCGGGAGAAAAATACCTTCTAGTCGCGATCGGCGCAACTCACATGAGCTTGACGGATATCAGTAACTTAAATAGTACTGTCGGACAAAGTACTTTAGTGCAAGAGGTGATGGGAAAAGATGCCGAATCGATGCGACAAATGGCAAAGGCGATCGCTTTAGCCTTTGTCGAACAGCTAACGCCCGCGGCCCCAACCTATCGACCGTTTTTATCGCCTGCTTACGTCCAATCGCTTTCTGACGAGAAAATAACTTTTCGTTTGGCTAGAGAACTTCCTCCCACTGTAGATGCTTGGCTGAGCGTTCTTAATTTAGGCAATCGATACGCTGACTCCGACAAATCTGAAGGCAAGCCTTCCATTCTCAAGGCAATTCAAGGGTATTTTATTAATGCCAGAGAGATGATATCTCCGCCCGCTTACTGTAGCGGACAATTAGACCGCTTATTTACCGGACTCTTGAACACCTACGATAGCGACCGCTATTATTGGGATAGTTTGGCTTAA